Below is a genomic region from Prosthecobacter vanneervenii.
GATGTCCGCGTGGTCGAACTCGATGTTGTTCACGATGGCGCACTCGGGCAGGTAGTGAAGGAACTTGCTGCGCTTGTCGAAATAAGCGGTGTCGTATTCGTCCCCCTCGATGACGAAGAGGTCGGAGTCCGTGAAGCGGGCGCCGGAGTCGAAATTTTCGGGAACGCCGCCGATCATGAAGCCAGGGTTTTTGCCCGCGTGCTCATAGATCCAGGCGAGCATGGTGGTGGTGGTGGTCTTGCCGTGGGTGCCGCTGATGACGAAGCTGCGTTTGCCCTGAATGACCTCGCGCTTGAGCATCTCTGCCATGGAGACATAAGGAAGCTTTTTCTCCAGCAGGGCCTCGAGCTCGGGATTGCCACGAGAGATGGCGTTGCCGACGACATAGACATCGGCATTGAGGGGAAGGTTTTCCGGCTTGTAGCCTTCGGTGACGGTGATGCCTGCGTTGCGCAGCACGTCGCTCATGGGCGGATAGACCTGGCTGTCTGAGCCGCTGATGGTGTGGCCGAGAGCGCGTAGCGCGACTGCGGTGGAGCCCATTGCGGTGCCGCAGATGCCGATGAGGTGGATGTGCTTGGGAGATGCCATGGAGAAGGGAGGACGTGGTGCAGGCCCACGCGAAGGCGGGCACTAAAGCAGGCCTTTCCGCCCCCTGCTAAAAGAAAGTTCAGGTCTGTGGGAATAATCGCCGGGGCGGGTGCTCACACGCTGCGATGGCCGGAACCACCCGGCCTGCCGGAACTCCAAATAATACAACGCATACCATCACTGCCATGAGCACCAAGCACATCATCGCCGCCGCCGCCTTCACCGGTCTCCTTTCCGGAGCCTACGCCGCCCAGACCACCACCACGCAGAAGGCCGCCAGCCTTGGCGTCTCCATCGAGAAGATGGCAGACAAGGGCCAGCACACCTGCAAGGGACACAACGACTGCAAGGGCCAGGGCGGCTGCAAGTCCGGTGACAACGGCTGCAAGGGCAAGAACTCCTGCAAGGGCAAAGGCGGCTGCAACACCATGCCGAAGAAGCCCTGATCCCCCCAGGCTGAATGGGTGGGGGTGTGCAAGCGTTCGCGTGCTCCCACCCATTCGTCATTCTGAATTCTTCTCACGTTCTTTTTTTCCATGCCTGCCAACCCACACAACGGCCACACTGATCTCGGCATCGGTCTTGGGCTTCGAGTGCCGCACTACAGGCACATCCTGGAGAAGAAACCGGTGTGCGACTGGTTTGAGATCATCTCCGAAAATTTCATGGTCGATGGCGGGCGGCCGCTGGAGATTCTGGACAGCATTCTGGAGCAGTACCGCGTGGTGCAGCATGGGGTGTCGATGTACTTTGGCAATGCCGATCCGCTGAACCGGGAGCATCTGAAAAAACTGAAGCGGCTGGTGAAGCGCACGAATACACCGTGGCTCTCTGATCATCTCTGCTGGGGAAGCTTGGACGGGCGGTGCTCGCACGACCTGCTGCCCATGCCCTACACGATGAGCGTGGCCAGACACACAGCTGAAAAAATACGGCAGGCGCGCGACTTTCTGGAGGTGCCCATCTGCGTGGAGAACGTGAGCAGCTACGCTGAATTCACCCAGAATGAGATGACGGAGTGGGAGTTTCTCAACGAAGTGGTGGAGCGTGCCGACTGCGGCATCCTGCTGGATGTAAACAACATCTATGTGTCGTCGCAAAATCATGGGTTTGATCCTTTTGAGTACCTAAGAGCTGTGCCGCACCATCGCGTGGGGCAGATCCACATTGCCGGGCACACGCGGCTGGACCACGTGATCCTCGACACGCATGATCATCCGGTGCCGGATCCTGTGTGGGAACTTTATGCGGCTGCGATCCAAGCATGCGGCAGGACCGCCACGCTGCTGGAGTGGGACGACAAGATTCCCAGCTTTGACGAGGTCCATGCCGAAGCGCTGAAAGCCAACCTTTATTTGCATGAGCATGCACACGCCGTCTGAGAAGCTACGAACGAATGAAGATCTGCGCCATCTCCAGCGCACGATGGCTGCCGCACTGATGCAGCCGCTGACGAAGCAGGATCGGCTGCGGAAGGGGACGCAGGCGGAGTTCATGGCGCCGAATGACCGTATGAGCGGATTTGAGCGGCTGGAGATCTATGCGCGGCAATATTGGTTTCGGCTGCTGGACTGTCTTTACGATGACTACCCGGCACTACGGGCGTTTTTGGGCGAGCGTCGATTTCATCAGCTCTGCCGGGACTACCTGGCGCAGCATCCCAGCACGTCATGGACTCTGAGGAATCTGGGGAGCGAGCTGTCTGCTTTCATCACAGAGCCCAGGGCGCGAGACATTGCCCGGGTGGAATGGGCGCAGACGCTGGCCTTTGATGAGGCACAGAAAAAGCCGGTGCCTGTGGATGATCTGCTGGGACAGGATCCCGCAACGCTGCGACTGGGGGTGCAGCCCTGTGTGGTGCTGTTGCAGACCGAGCATGCGGTGGATCACTTCATCACGGCTTTGAAAAAAGCAGATGCTGATGTGCGGGGATCCGCCAGCCAGGCTGTGTCGGAAGCACCGGCCCGAGCGGAAGTGGGGAAAGCGCCGAGACTCAGGCGTGAGCGTGTGCATCTGGCGGTGCACCGCCATGACAACCAGCTTTACTTCAAACGGCTGGCTCCCGAGGCCCATGGCCTGCTCTGCGCACTAAGGGATGGTCTGCCGCTGGCCGAGGCCATCGAGGCCGCGCTGGCCGAGGCCGGCGCTGAGACTGACTGGCCAGTGCAGATCCGAGACTGGTTCACCGAATTTTCCCAGCTCGGCTGGTTCGTCAAAAACTCCCCCCGCAAATCATGAAACCCTGGACACTTGCCAACTCTCTTCTCGACCGTGCCGCCAGCTGGCTGCCGAATCCTTTTCTCCTGAGCATCCGCCTCTACTGGGGATGGCAGTTTTTCCAGACGGGGAAAGGCAAGCTGAGCGACATCAGCGCGCCCACGGCCTTTTTCACCGAGCTGGGCATTCCGTTTCCGAAGCTCAACGCCTACCTGGCCGGCGGAACGGAGTGTCTTGGCGGGCTGCTGCTGCTGGCAGGGCTTTTTTCCCGGATGACCTGTGTGCCGCTCATTTTCACCATGCTGGTGGCTTATGGCACGGCGCATCTGGATGTGGTCAAAACGATCTGGTCGGATCCTGACTCCTTTGTGACGGCACCGCCTTTTCTCTTTCTGCTGGCTGCGATGACCGTCTTCATTTTTGGACCGGGCAGGCTTTCTGTGGATGAGCTGCTGCTGCGCCGAAAAAAATTTTGAAAAGCCGGGAATAAACGCCGCGGTGCCGCCTCCTACCTGCATCTCCCGCCCATGAATTCATGGAACTCGCCCTTCAATTCGGCATTGAACTGCCTGCAACCCGCACGATACCTCGCTGCGTGACTGATCCTGTGCCCAGCTTTGAGCAGATCGTGGATGCCCACTATCAGGGGCTCTACCGCTTTGCGCTGAGCATGAGCCGACGCGAGGCGACGGCGCAGGACCTTGTGCAGCAGACCTTTTTGCAATGGGCAAAGAAGGGGCATACCCTCAGAGATGCCTCCAAGGTGAAGACCTGGCTCTTTACCACGATCTACCGTGAGTGGCTGGCCATCGCGCGGCGGGAGAAGAAGTACGAGGAGGTGGAGTTTGAGCCCGAGGTGCATGGTGCCACGCAGAAGGAGGACGATGGCGAAAACCCTCGTGTGGACAGCGCCACGCTGCAGACCGCGCTGGAAGAACTGGAACCGAACTACCGTGCTCCGCTGGTGCTTTTTTATCTCAAAGAGCTATCATACCGCGACATCGCCGAGACGCTGGGCGTGCCCATCGGCACGGTGATGTCCCGACTTTCCCGCGCCAAGGACAGTCTGCGTGCCATTTTGCATCGCCTCGAAAAAAGCACTCCTACCAACATCATCCCCATCACCGCATCGTGAACCGCGAAGAAGCCAGACTCGAACTCGACGCCACGACGCTCCGTCCGCAGGATGCGTCGCCGGAGGCGCGTGCGATGGCGGAGAGCGATCCCGAGCTGGGTGCGTGGCTGGAGAAGCGCACGGCGTTTGATGAACAGGTGGCCGAGGTCTTTGCGGCAACGGTGCCTGCGGGTTTGCGCGAAAGCATTTTGCAAAATGCGCGGAAGCCTGCGCGACGCCCGATGCGATGGATGATTCCCACCCTGGCTGCGGCGGCTGCTGCTATTGCGCTGGGCTGGACGCTGCTGTGGCCGGTGGAAAGCAACATGCCTGGATGGCAGGCAGAGTCTCTTGCCGCAGTGACGAAGGTGGAATATGGCGTGTCCAAGGTGCACCTGTCGCGTGACTTTGAGGCCATCAAAAAGATGCTGGTGGCTGACCAGTCACCTGCGCCTGAGCATCTGCCCGGCAAGGTGGGGGCCATGCCTGTGCTGGCCTGCAAGTGCATCAAGGTGGCCGGGCGCTCGGCCTCGATCATCTGCTTTGAGATTGAGCCCGGGAAGGAAGCCCACCTGGTGGTGATGAACAATGACGGCATGTCCAACGTGCCGCCGCAACTGCAGCCACAGTTTAAGTCGTGCAAGAACTGGAACATGGCCAGCTGGAGCGACGGCAAGCAGAGCTTCATTCTGGCCACGAGGGCGGATGAGGCGGCGCTGAAGAAGCTGTTTGGGCTGGCGTGAGTGCTACAACAAGCTACGCCAGTTTCGTGGGTCTCGCTTTTCGTGAACTACGCCAACCACCCACACTGTTTCTTCAAGAATCCGGTAGATAATTAAATATGGGAATGTCCGCATCAGATAGCGTCGAGTCCGACGCGAAAGCGGCTTGCCGGTGGTCGGATACCGGGACAACCATGATGTGGCGGCTTCAAGGCATTGCAGAAAATGGGCCGAAGCTTTTGCTGAGCGCTCCTGGTAGTAAGAGAAAGCTTCCAGCGACTCTGCGCGAGCAGCATCCGTGAATAGCACCTTCATGCACGCGACATGCCTCTGAGCTCGGTCAAAACATCCGATGCAGAATGCAGTTTCATCTCACCGTGCTCGACTGCATCCACCCGGTCTTCCATCTCGCCAGCAAGTCGAGCTTCCCATGCGGCATCGCATGAGTCGATGATTAGCTCATCCAGCAATGATGCTTGCTCAGTGGCTGGCAATTGCAGAAATGCCTGACGAAGAACAGATGCGGTCATGTGCGATGATAATTCTTCACCAGAAACGAGCAAGAACCAATCTAAGCTACGGGATCTCCTTGAGCCTGAGGTCGGCTTTGCCGATCACGGTGTGGCAGTTCATGCACTGCTGGCGGAGGGAGGAGAAGGCGGCAGTGGAGGCTTTGGCGTCGTGCTTTTGCAGCGCTGTTTTGAGGGCTGCAAAGGGACCGCTTTCCCAGCCGGTAAGGAGGGGGCGGAGGTCCACCTTGCCACCGGGGCTTTTCTGAGTGGGGGCGCTTTGGATGGTTTTGGCCACGCTGGAGTGCATGCGTTCGGCCATTTCAAGAGCGGCGTCCCACTGGCCGGACTGCTGCAGGGTGCGTGTGGCCTGCAGTTTGCTTTGCGCCGCGTGCATGCGGTGCATGTTGATGAAGCTGGCGCATGAGGCCAGGGCGAGCACCGAGGACAGGAGAAAGAAGCGCTTCATAGGCAGGTGAGTGCATGCAATCACCGTCCTTCGAACCTGTCACGTCCTTTTGCGAGAGCCGCGATTTTTCGATCAGCCACGCTTCGCTTAAGCATCCAGAAGCCGCAGTCTGGGTGGATGAACCCAACCCGGCCGGAGCCGAGTTTTTTTTCCGCAGCTTCGATGCGGCGAGCGATTTCATCGGCGGTTTCGATGTGGTTGACCTTGATGTCCACGACGCCGAGGCCGACGCCGATTTTTGGGTCTAAGTCTTTGAGGGCGTCCAGGTCGGTGGCGGGCCTATGGGCGAGCTCGAGAACGAGATGGTCGGCACGCAGGGAATTGAGGAAGGCGATGAGTGCGGCCCATTCTCCTTTTTGGATTGTCTGGCCGCCGTAGTTGCCAAAGCAGAAGTGCACGGCCTTGGTGCCTTTGACGGCGTCGAGCACGCGATTGATGCCAGCGGCGGCGATGGGGGCGTCTGAGGGATTGCCGGGGATGTTGGCCTCATCGACTTGCACGCAGTCGCACTGGAGTTCGGCCGCCTGAGCAGCGAGGGCATCGGCGATGGCCATGTTGAGGGCTGCGAAATCGTGGTAGTGAGTGTCGAGCAGCGTGCGGGCCAGCATGTAGGGGCTGGTGAGGGTGAACTTGAATGCACCTCCGGCCACTCTGGCTGCACGGGCGCAGTCTTCGGGAAGATTCAAAACGCCTTCGGTGATGGGGCCGCGAACCACCGCAGCGGGCTTGCTGCGGAAGGCCATTTCGTTTTTGGTTCGGAATGCGGCGGCGTCCGCACGACCCACGCTGCTGTCGATGCCACCGAGCTTGTGGACGAAGTATTCGATCATCCCGTTGGTGTCGGGATGGTTGACATCAAAGCGGTAGAGCTCGCCATCTGTGGGTAGATCAATGCCGGCCTGGCGCTGGGTGTCGAAGACCACGCGGGTGGCGTCGATGACGGCGGCCTCGCTGGGGAGTGCGCTGAGCCATTCGGGGACAGGATAGGAGCCGACGGTGGTGGTCTGGATGGTAGGCATACGGCAGCCTAGTCAGCATCGTGATGGCATGGAAGCCACGAGTGCCAAAGTCCAAAGGCAGGCAGGCATCTGACAAGCAGGCGGCTACCTGGCGTTCTTGGGGCCTTTGCCGCGCACGCTCATCTTGAATGGAACACCAGGGGCGTCCCATTCGTCGCGGATGACTTTCTCCAGATAGCGCATGTAGCTTTCGGTGAGCTTGGAGGCGCGGTTGGCGAAGAGTACGAAGTGCGGGACGGGGATGGCGAAGCCTTCGGCTTCATTCACCTGAGTGGCGTAGAGGAGCTTGAAGCTGTGGGTGCTTCGGCCGAGAGCGCCGGGAGTGTTTTCGATGGCGTTGGCCAGCAGGCGGTTGAGAGCACCGGTGCTGATGCGGTTCTGAGCGCCGTTGCGCACTTTTTCGATCTGCACGAAGAGCTTGCCGATATGGTCCTTGTTCTTGGCGGAGATGGCCACGAGCGGGGCGTAGTTGAGGAAGAAGAACTCGCGGCGCATGATCTCGTCCAGATGCTCGATGCGGTCTTTCTGTTTGGCGTCCGGGTGGAAAAGGTCCCACTTGTTCATGACGAGGATGCAGGGCTTGCGCTCTTCAAGGATGATCTGGGCGATCTTGCGGTCCTGCATCTTGGCTCCGGCGGCACAGTCGATGACGAGGAGGCAGAGGTCGGCGCGCTTGATGCTCTGGAGGCTGCGGTCCACGCTGGAGATCTCGACGACGGTGTCGAGATTGGAGCGGCGGCGGATGCCTGCGGTGTCAATGAGCTGGTAGTGCTTGCCGTTGTAGGTGGCCTTGATGTCGAGGGCATCGCGGGTGGTGCCGGCGACGTCGCTGACAATGGCACGATCCTGGCCGAGGATGGCGTTTACCAACGAGGATTTGCCGGCATTGGGGCGGCCGACGATGGCGAGCTTGAGCGGTCGGGAGTTCTGGCGGGCGATGGCCTCCTCGGTTTCGGTGGTTTCCTTGAGATCGAGACGGGTGGAGATGAGGGACACCAGATCATCGATGCCGAGACCGTGCGCGGCGCTGACCTCGACGGTGTCTGCGAAACCGAAGCGGGCGAATTCACCGGCATTGAGCTTGCGCTTGGGGGAGTCGGCCTTGTTGCAGACGAGGATGACGGGCTTGTTGGTGCGGCGCAGCTCGCGGGCGAGGCTCTGGTCGATGGTGGTGATACCATCGACGACGTCCACGACGAAGAGGAGCAGGTCGGCCACATCGAGGGCGATGGAGGCCTCCGTCTGGACCTGGTCTGTGAGGACGTCGTCCGTACTGGCGCCGATGCCGCCGGTGTCCATGATCTCAAACCAAGCCGGGCCGCGGCGGCACTGCGCAACGATGCGGTCCCGAGTCACACCGGCCTGGTCGTGGACGATGGAGATGGTTTTGCCGGCAAGGCGGTTGAAGAGCGCGGACTTGCCCACATTGGGGCGTCCGACGATGGCGACGGTTTTGAGCATTGCTCAAGGAGCACGGTGAGACCCCCGCGTCAATCGTGACCCGCAGACTGGAGCTGGCGGTAGCCGTCCACCAGATTGATGATTCCAGAGAGGGCAGTGAAGGAACCCGCGAAGAGAGTAGGCCAGATGAGCCATTCAGGCTTGAGATCGAGGAGGATCCACAGAATGGCGGCCATCTGGGCAAAAGTGGCGGTTTTGCCGGTCCAGTGGGTGTGGATCTGCACCTTTCCGGCAAAGTGGTCGATGATGAAGGCACCGCCGATGGAGAGGAGATCGCGCCCGATGACGAGGATGGGGAACCAGAGGGGGAAATGCTGCCGCCAGGCGGTGAAGCTGAGCAGGATGATGGCGGCGAGCATGAGAAGCTTGTCCGCGAGGGGGTCCATGATGGCCCCGAAGCGGGTGCGCTGATTGAACCGGCGGGCGATCCAGCCATCCAAGGCGTCGCTGATGGAGGCGATACCAAAGACCGCCGCAGCCCAGCGGCGCAGGGCCTCATCCGGGTGTTCGCTGCGGGCGCTGTCGCCGTAGTAGATGACCAGCCCGATGAAGACGGGGATCAGCAGGATGCGGAAGACGGTGATCTGATTGGCGAGGTTCACTCTTCCTCAGTGTAAAGTTTCGGGGCTAAAGTTCAAAGTTTGAATCACACGGCTTGAAACTTTAAAGCGGGAACTCAAGACTGGAGCATGCAGCGAATCGAGCCTGTGGACCTCTTAAATGCCTACTGCGAGGGCGCCTTCCCGATGGGGGAGGAGGACGGGTCCATCTCATGGTACAGGCCCAAGATGCGGGGGATCCTGCCTGTGGCGGATTTTCATGTGCCCAAAAGGTTTGAGCGCTACCTGAAGCAGCACCCCTTTGAGGTGCGGTGGAACACGGCCTTTGGCGATGTGATCCGCGGATGTGCGGACCGTGAGAGCACGTGGATCACGGACACCATCATGGATACTTACGAGGAGCTGCACCGGCTGGGGTTTGCCCATAGCGCGGAGGTCTGGCGGGATGGCAAGCTGCGTGGCGGGGTGTATGGCGTGAGCATCGGGGGGGCGTTTTTTGGGGAGTCGATGTTCAGCCGCGAGCCGCAGGCGTCCAAGGTGGCGCTGACCTACCTGCAACGACGTCTGCACGAACGTGGATTCCTGCTGCATGACACGCAGTGGACCACACCACATCTGGCGATGTTTGGCGGGCATGAGATCCCCTGTGTGCAGTATCTGGAGATGCTGCAGCGGGCGATCCTGCGGAAAGTGACTTTTATGTGAGGCTGAGGATCAGCTCTCGAAATACGTGTAGCCGCGCAGGCCGGCCTCGAAGCGCTCCATGATCTCGCGGCGTTCCGTGGCGGTGATGCGCTTGGAGATGACGGCGCTTTCGGCGAGGTTGCGGAAGCGGGTGAGCATGTCTTTGGGATCATACTCCACGTAGGTGAGCACCTCGGAGACGCTGTCTCCTTCGAGCTCGCGGCTGTATTTCACCTTGCCGTTTTCCACGCGGACGCTGACGACATTGGTGTCGCCGAGGAGATTGTGAAGATCGCCGAGGGTTTCCTGATAGGCACCGACAAGGAAGATGCCGAGCATGTACTCGTGGCCCTTCTCGATCTGCGGATCGTGGAGCGGCAGAGTGGGATTGATGCCGCTGGAGTGGGCGAATTTGTCGATTTTGCCGTCGCTGTCGCAGGTGATGTCTGAGAGCACGGCGTTGCGGGTGGGCTTCTCCTTCAGGCGGTGGATCGGCATGACCGGGAAGATCTGGTCGATGGCCCAAAGGTCAGGCAGGCTCTGGAAGACGCTGAAGTTGCCGTAGTAGAAATCGGTCATGACGGTGTCCAGACGGTCCATCTGGCTGCCATCATGGCCGCAGCTTTCGAGCATCTTGGACACCCAGGTGAGGATGTCCCAGTAGAGCTCTTCGCCATGGGCGCGTTCGCGGAGGTTGACCTTGCCGTAGTTGAACTCGCTGCGGAGCTTGTCGCGATAGTAGATGGCGTCGTTGTAGATCTCCTGGAGGCGGTCTCGGGAGGTCTTGGTGGCATGCTTTTCAGCATCGATGCGGAGTTCGTAAAGATTGCGCAGGAGGGGCGGGGCGTCCTTGTCGAGCTCGAGTTCAGCGACGCTCTTGCGAGGCTCGAAGCGGTTGATGTCGAGGATGTTGATGATGAGGACGGAGTAATAGGCCACGATGGCGCGGCCGGACTCGGTGATGAGGTCGGGGTGGGGAACACCGGCCTCAGCCGTCACTTCGGTGATGGCCTCGATGATGTCGGCGCAGTATTCCTTGGTGCCGTAGTTGCTGCTGGCCTCGGTGGCGCCTTTGAGACCATCGTAACTGATGGCGAGACCACCGCCGAGATCGAGGATGCCCATGCGCGCGCCTTCCTGGACGAGACCGACGTAAACGCGCGTGGCCTCGGTGACGGCCTGACGGATGGCGCGGATGTTCGGGATCTGAGAGCCCTGGTGGTAGTGCAGCATGCGCAGACAGTCGAGCATGCCCTTATCCCGCAGATGATCCACCACGTGCATGAGCTGGGAGATGTTCAGGCCGAAGACGCTGGCGTCGCCGCCGGAGCCGCTCCAGTGGCCGGCGCTTTCAGCGCTGAGGCGGAAGCGGACGCCGAGGGTGGGGCGGATGCCCATCTTTTCCGAGCGCTCGAGGATGAGGTCGAGCTCGGTGGGCATTTCGAGCACGAGGATGACCTGCAGGCCCATTTTCTGCGCGTTGAGCGCGAGGTCGATGAACTCCTCGTCCTTGTAGCCATTGCAGACGATGTAGGCTTCAGGATCGTGCATGTAGCTGAGAGCGGCGATGAGCTCGGGCTTGCTACCGGCTTCGAGGCCGTAGTGGTACTTGCGGCCATAGCGGGTGATCTCCTCAATCACTTCCTGCTGCTGGTTCACCTTGATGGGGTAAACGCCGCGATAGACGCCTTGATATTTTCCTTCTTTGATGGCGGAGGCGAAGCCTTCGTTTAGCTCATCGATGCGGCCACGAAGCAGGTCACCAAAGCGAATGAGCAGGGGGAGCTGGGTGCCGCGCTCGCGCAAACCTTTGACGATGGAGGCCAGGGAGACTGGCTTGATTTTCTTGCCATCCTTGAGATTGACGACGACCTCGCCCGTTTTGGAGATGTCGAAATACTCATGACCCCATTCGCGGATGCCATAAAGCTCGGCGCTGTCTTCGGTGGTCCATGCTGGGGTTTTCATTTTTCGTAAGCTGGGCTGGGGGGTGGGAATGGAGGGGCCGCGATTATGGGGGCAAATTTGGAAATGCAAAGCGACATCTCGGTCAGGCGGACCGGGGGAGGGGCTGAGGGGCCGGGAGGGTGCGGTTCCGGCGGACGAAGGGGAGGTAGAGGACGGAGTAAAAGACCAGCCCTACCAGCATGGTGCTCAGATTGTACCACGG
It encodes:
- the bufB gene encoding MNIO family bufferin maturase; amino-acid sequence: MPANPHNGHTDLGIGLGLRVPHYRHILEKKPVCDWFEIISENFMVDGGRPLEILDSILEQYRVVQHGVSMYFGNADPLNREHLKKLKRLVKRTNTPWLSDHLCWGSLDGRCSHDLLPMPYTMSVARHTAEKIRQARDFLEVPICVENVSSYAEFTQNEMTEWEFLNEVVERADCGILLDVNNIYVSSQNHGFDPFEYLRAVPHHRVGQIHIAGHTRLDHVILDTHDHPVPDPVWELYAAAIQACGRTATLLEWDDKIPSFDEVHAEALKANLYLHEHAHAV
- a CDS encoding HvfC/BufC N-terminal domain-containing protein, translated to MHTPSEKLRTNEDLRHLQRTMAAALMQPLTKQDRLRKGTQAEFMAPNDRMSGFERLEIYARQYWFRLLDCLYDDYPALRAFLGERRFHQLCRDYLAQHPSTSWTLRNLGSELSAFITEPRARDIARVEWAQTLAFDEAQKKPVPVDDLLGQDPATLRLGVQPCVVLLQTEHAVDHFITALKKADADVRGSASQAVSEAPARAEVGKAPRLRRERVHLAVHRHDNQLYFKRLAPEAHGLLCALRDGLPLAEAIEAALAEAGAETDWPVQIRDWFTEFSQLGWFVKNSPRKS
- a CDS encoding DoxX family protein, which encodes MKPWTLANSLLDRAASWLPNPFLLSIRLYWGWQFFQTGKGKLSDISAPTAFFTELGIPFPKLNAYLAGGTECLGGLLLLAGLFSRMTCVPLIFTMLVAYGTAHLDVVKTIWSDPDSFVTAPPFLFLLAAMTVFIFGPGRLSVDELLLRRKKF
- a CDS encoding RNA polymerase sigma factor, with translation MELALQFGIELPATRTIPRCVTDPVPSFEQIVDAHYQGLYRFALSMSRREATAQDLVQQTFLQWAKKGHTLRDASKVKTWLFTTIYREWLAIARREKKYEEVEFEPEVHGATQKEDDGENPRVDSATLQTALEELEPNYRAPLVLFYLKELSYRDIAETLGVPIGTVMSRLSRAKDSLRAILHRLEKSTPTNIIPITAS
- a CDS encoding type II toxin-antitoxin system RelE/ParE family toxin, producing the protein MKVLFTDAARAESLEAFSYYQERSAKASAHFLQCLEAATSWLSRYPTTGKPLSRRTRRYLMRTFPYLIIYRILEETVWVVGVVHEKRDPRNWRSLL
- a CDS encoding outer membrane protein assembly factor BamD, giving the protein MKRFFLLSSVLALASCASFINMHRMHAAQSKLQATRTLQQSGQWDAALEMAERMHSSVAKTIQSAPTQKSPGGKVDLRPLLTGWESGPFAALKTALQKHDAKASTAAFSSLRQQCMNCHTVIGKADLRLKEIP
- a CDS encoding cobalamin-independent methionine synthase II family protein codes for the protein MPTIQTTTVGSYPVPEWLSALPSEAAVIDATRVVFDTQRQAGIDLPTDGELYRFDVNHPDTNGMIEYFVHKLGGIDSSVGRADAAAFRTKNEMAFRSKPAAVVRGPITEGVLNLPEDCARAARVAGGAFKFTLTSPYMLARTLLDTHYHDFAALNMAIADALAAQAAELQCDCVQVDEANIPGNPSDAPIAAAGINRVLDAVKGTKAVHFCFGNYGGQTIQKGEWAALIAFLNSLRADHLVLELAHRPATDLDALKDLDPKIGVGLGVVDIKVNHIETADEIARRIEAAEKKLGSGRVGFIHPDCGFWMLKRSVADRKIAALAKGRDRFEGR
- the der gene encoding ribosome biogenesis GTPase Der, whose amino-acid sequence is MLKTVAIVGRPNVGKSALFNRLAGKTISIVHDQAGVTRDRIVAQCRRGPAWFEIMDTGGIGASTDDVLTDQVQTEASIALDVADLLLFVVDVVDGITTIDQSLARELRRTNKPVILVCNKADSPKRKLNAGEFARFGFADTVEVSAAHGLGIDDLVSLISTRLDLKETTETEEAIARQNSRPLKLAIVGRPNAGKSSLVNAILGQDRAIVSDVAGTTRDALDIKATYNGKHYQLIDTAGIRRRSNLDTVVEISSVDRSLQSIKRADLCLLVIDCAAGAKMQDRKIAQIILEERKPCILVMNKWDLFHPDAKQKDRIEHLDEIMRREFFFLNYAPLVAISAKNKDHIGKLFVQIEKVRNGAQNRISTGALNRLLANAIENTPGALGRSTHSFKLLYATQVNEAEGFAIPVPHFVLFANRASKLTESYMRYLEKVIRDEWDAPGVPFKMSVRGKGPKNAR
- the pgsA gene encoding CDP-diacylglycerol--glycerol-3-phosphate 3-phosphatidyltransferase translates to MNLANQITVFRILLIPVFIGLVIYYGDSARSEHPDEALRRWAAAVFGIASISDALDGWIARRFNQRTRFGAIMDPLADKLLMLAAIILLSFTAWRQHFPLWFPILVIGRDLLSIGGAFIIDHFAGKVQIHTHWTGKTATFAQMAAILWILLDLKPEWLIWPTLFAGSFTALSGIINLVDGYRQLQSAGHD
- the aat gene encoding leucyl/phenylalanyl-tRNA--protein transferase, which translates into the protein MQRIEPVDLLNAYCEGAFPMGEEDGSISWYRPKMRGILPVADFHVPKRFERYLKQHPFEVRWNTAFGDVIRGCADRESTWITDTIMDTYEELHRLGFAHSAEVWRDGKLRGGVYGVSIGGAFFGESMFSREPQASKVALTYLQRRLHERGFLLHDTQWTTPHLAMFGGHEIPCVQYLEMLQRAILRKVTFM
- the speA gene encoding biosynthetic arginine decarboxylase, producing MKTPAWTTEDSAELYGIREWGHEYFDISKTGEVVVNLKDGKKIKPVSLASIVKGLRERGTQLPLLIRFGDLLRGRIDELNEGFASAIKEGKYQGVYRGVYPIKVNQQQEVIEEITRYGRKYHYGLEAGSKPELIAALSYMHDPEAYIVCNGYKDEEFIDLALNAQKMGLQVILVLEMPTELDLILERSEKMGIRPTLGVRFRLSAESAGHWSGSGGDASVFGLNISQLMHVVDHLRDKGMLDCLRMLHYHQGSQIPNIRAIRQAVTEATRVYVGLVQEGARMGILDLGGGLAISYDGLKGATEASSNYGTKEYCADIIEAITEVTAEAGVPHPDLITESGRAIVAYYSVLIINILDINRFEPRKSVAELELDKDAPPLLRNLYELRIDAEKHATKTSRDRLQEIYNDAIYYRDKLRSEFNYGKVNLRERAHGEELYWDILTWVSKMLESCGHDGSQMDRLDTVMTDFYYGNFSVFQSLPDLWAIDQIFPVMPIHRLKEKPTRNAVLSDITCDSDGKIDKFAHSSGINPTLPLHDPQIEKGHEYMLGIFLVGAYQETLGDLHNLLGDTNVVSVRVENGKVKYSRELEGDSVSEVLTYVEYDPKDMLTRFRNLAESAVISKRITATERREIMERFEAGLRGYTYFES